A genomic region of Anopheles aquasalis chromosome Y, idAnoAquaMG_Q_19, whole genome shotgun sequence contains the following coding sequences:
- the LOC126579980 gene encoding 26S proteasome regulatory subunit 6A-B → MSGTLEDREIWDGAEIPLGEDVLRMPTDELMSRTKLMDNEIKIMKSEVVRINHELQTQNEKIKDNTEKIKVNKTLPYLVSNVVELLDVDPQEEEDDGAVVVLDTQRKGKCAVIKTSTRQTYFLPVIGLVDADKLKPGDLVGVNKDSYLILEPLPAEYDARVKAMEVDERPTEQYSDIGGLDKQIQELIEAVVLPMTHKEKFKSLGIHPPKGVLLYGPPGTGKTLLARACAAQTKSTFLKLAGPQLVQMFIGDGAKLVRDAFALAKEKSPAVIFIDELDAIGTKRFDSEKAGDREVQRTMLELLNQLDGFSSTADIKVIAATNRVDILDPALLRSGRLDRKIEFPHPNEEARARIMQIHSRKMNVSHDVNFEELARSTDDFNGAQCKAVCVEAGMIALRRSAVSVTHEDFMDAIMEVQSKKKANLHYFS, encoded by the coding sequence ATGTCTGGAACGTTGGAAGACCGGGAAATATGGGATGGCGCAGAAATACCCTTGGGCGAGGATGTTTTGAGAATGCCTACTGATGAGCTCATGAGCCGGACCAAGCTGATGGACAACGAAATCAAAATTATGAAAAGCGAAGTTGTTCGCATAAACCACGAGCTACAGACGCAGAATGAAAAAATTAAGGATAACACGGAGAAAATAAAAGTGAATAAAACCCTTCCCTATCTGGTGTCCAACGTGGTCGAACTGCTGGATGTAGAtccacaagaagaagaggatgatggAGCAGTGGTAGTCCTTGATACGCAACGCAAAGGAAAGTGTGCGGTCATTAAAACATCTACTCGGCAGACGTACTTCCTGCCGGTTATTGGGCTTGTGGATGCGGACAAACTGAAACCAGGAGACCTCGTTGGTGTGAATAAGGATTCTTACTTAATACTAGAGCCCTTGCCGGCTGAATACGATGCCAGGGTCAAGGCGATGGAGGTGGATGAAAGACCTACCGAGCAATATTCGGACATTGGAGGATTGGACAAGCAGATTCAGGAGCTGATCGAGGCAGTTGTCCTTCCCATGACGCACAAAGAAAAGTTCAAGAGTTTAGGTATTCATCCTCCCAAAGGGGTGCTGCTTTATGGCCCTCCTGGAACCGGTAAAACGTTGCTCGCCAGAGCTTGTGCAGCCCAAACGAAATCCACCTTCCTAAAGCTAGCGGGGCCGCAGCTTGTTCAAATGTTCATCGGCGACGGTGCCAAACTCGTTCGCGATGCTTTTGCGCTGGCGAAAGAGAAATCTCCAGCCGTAATTTTCATTGACGAGCTCGACGCCATCGGAACGAAGCGATTTGATTCCGAAAAGGCCGGTGACCGTGAGGTGCAGCGTACAATGCTTGAACTGCTAAATCAACTGGATGGATTCAGCTCAACAGCAGATATTAAAGTGATTGCTGCGACGAATCGAGTGGACATCTTAGACCCTGCCCTGCTGCGCTCGGGACGTTTGGATAGGAAAATAGAGTTTCCACACCCGAACGAGGAGGCAAGAGCCCGCATAATGCAAATACATTCCCGTAAAATGAATGTTAGCCATGACGTTAATTTCGAAGAATTAGCCCGATCAACAGACGACTTCAACGGAGCGCAATGTAAAGCCGTCTGCGTGGAGGCAGGCATGATTGCTTTACGACGTTCCGCCGTATCCGTCACCCACGAAGACTTTATGGATGCTATTATGGAGGTGCAGTCAAAGAAAAAAGCCAACCTGCACTATTTCTCATAA
- the LOC126579979 gene encoding protein sel-1 homolog 1 encodes MNLLAKRLLLVLFTVLACYYQVNAVQQPSGIESKKTHPGSASAKKGQLESNENERKSVEELKDLHEVYARASMKDEQEDKIEYDTIKLVQIADFTKERDSKKVPDMLFDILENQKRMIQKIVKEIEDIDKNKHLAIVENVVAPKPEISVAQQIYERAMTVLNKTKVDRMLGHKLMGEAAMMGHPLARSHVAWEQLLGNPVSLDIEMAKQTFQELAKEGLPDAHMGLGFMYASGIGFNVSQAKAMLHYTMAAAGDNSWAQMALGYRYWAGVGVPNSCEMALDYYRKVATKVASQVTFSGGAAVHRIRLLDEIDNSGPSSGILDNDLIDYYQLLADKGDVQAQVGLGQLHYQGGRGIPLDHQRALQYFSQAANAGNAVAMAFLGKIYLEGSDNIKPDNETAFKFFKKAADLGNPVGQSGLGIMYLHGKGVRKDTLKALKYFAKAADQGWVDGQLQLGNMYYSGIGVQRDFKLAIKYFSLASQSGHVLAFYNLGQMHAVGLGLMRSCPTAVELFKNVAERGKWADHLMSGYQDYRSYRFEEAFMQYALLSEMGYEVAQSNAGFLLDREEVNLFKNRGEELVRALHYWGRAAAQGYSAAQVKLGDYHYYGMGTLIDYEMAASHYRMASEQQNNAQAMFNLGYMHEQGLGMKKDIHLAKRCYDLAADSSVDAKVPVTLALIKLQLLFKLESLKETPLKIMFNLDENIASNWDLYLITVITILFGAALYFRRPVGLHPANNLQTELINEGNANDDDRRGHNIEPNHIDPPNN; translated from the exons atgaATTTGCTTGCGAAACGGCTACTGTTAGTTCTTTTTACAGTACTTGCGTGTTATTATCAAGTAAATGCAGTACAGCAACCTTCGGGCATCGAATCAAAGAAAACACATCCTGGTAGTGCATCTGCTAAAAAGGGACAACTTGAAAGTAacgagaatgaaagaaaatctgTGGAAGAACTGAAGGACCTTCACGAGGTGTATGCTAGGGCCTCGATGAAAGATGAACAAGAGGATAAGATCGAATACGACACCATTAAGCTTGTGCAAATTGCAGATTTTACCAAGGAAAGAGATAGCAAAAAAGTACCAGACATGCTTTTTGACATACTTGAGAATCAAAAACGGATGATACAAAAGATAGTGAAAGAAATCGAAGATATCGATAAAAATAAGCATCTAGCGATAGTGGAAAATGTTGTTGCGCCTAAACCAGAAATTAGCGTAGCTCAGCAGATTTATGAACGCGCAATGACTGTACTCAACAAAACTAAAGTAGACCGTATGTTGGGTCATAAGCTGATGGGTGAAGCAGCAATGATGGGTCATCCTTTAGCTAGAAGTCACGTAGCATGGGAACAATTGCTAGGAAATCCTGTATCTTTGGACATTGAAATGGCAAAACAGACATTCCAGGAACTAGCCAAGGAAGGATTGCCTGATGCACACATGGGACTAGGGTTTATGTACGCTTCGGGCATAGGATTTAATGTGAGCCAAGCTAAAGCTATGCTACATTACACTATGGCTGCTGCCGGAGATAATTCCTGGGCACAAATGGCGTTAGGCTATCGCTACTGGGCAGGAGTAGGCGTTCCAAATAGTTGTGAAATGGCATTAGATTATTATAGAAAAGTGGCTACGAAAGTTGCATCACAGGTGACATTCTCAGGAGGAGCTGCTGTCCACCGGATACGCTTACTTGATGAAATTGATAATTCAGGGCCCAGTTCGGGAATTTTGGACAATGATTTAATAGATTACTATCAGCTGCTTGCAGATAAAGGCGATGTGCAAGCACAGGTTGGTCTTGGTCAGTTGCATTATCAAGGAGGGCGAGGTATTCCGTTAGACCACCAAAGAGCTTTGCAATACTTCAGCCAAGCCGCAAACGCAGGAAACGCTGTAGCCATGGCATTTCTGGGGAAAATTTATCTTGAAGGCAGCGATAATATAAAACCGGATAACGAAACAGcgtttaaattttttaaaaaggcTGCTGACTTGGGCAATCCTGTTGGACAGAGTGGCTTAGGCATAATGTACCTACATGGAAAAGGTGTGCGCAAGGATACGCTAAAAGCCTTAAAATATTTCGCAAAGGCCGCCGACCAAGGATGGGTAGATGGGCAACTGCAATTGGGAAACATGTATTACA GTGGGATTGGAGTTCAGCGAGATTTCAAATTAGCAATCAAATACTTCAGCCTGGCTTCACAATCTGGACATGTTTTGGCCTTTTATAATTTAGGCCAAATGCACGCAGTGGGTCTAGGATTGATGCGGTCGTGCCCTACCGCTGtggaattatttaaaaatgtcGCAGAGCGAGGAAAATGGGCCGATCATCTTATGTCGGGCTATCAGGACTACAGGTCATATCGCTTCGAGGAAGCCTTTATGCAATATGCATTACTATCCGAAATGGGATACGAAGTAGCTCAAAGCAATGCAGGGTTTCTTCTTGATCGTGAGGAAGTGAACTTGTTCAAAAACCGAGGCGAAGAGTTGGTGCGAGCTTTACACTATTGGGgaagagcagcagctcaaGGCTATTCTGCCGCTCAAGTGAAGCTTGGAGATTATCATTACTATGGTATGGGAACGTTGATTGATTATGAAATGGCAGCTTCACATTACAG AATGGCGTCGGAACAGCAAAACAATGCACAGGCTATGTTCAATCTCGGATATATGCATGAGCAAGGATTAGGAATGAAAAAGGATATACACCTTGCTAAACGCTGTTATGACTTGGCAGCGGACTCCAGTGTGGATGCAAAAGTGCCTGTTACACTTGCACTTATCAAATTGCAGTTGCTATTTAAATTAGAATCACTGAAagag ACACCATTGAAAATCATGTTCAACCTGGATGAAAACATCGCCTCGAATTGGGACTTATACCTTATAACTGTTATTACTATACTGTTTGGTGCAGCGTTGTACTTCAGGCGGCCCGTAGGATTACACCCTGCAAATAATCTTCAAACAGAACTAATAAACGAAGGgaatgctaatgatgatgatcgccgaGGGCATAACATTGAACCAAATCATATTGATCCACCAAATAATTAA
- the LOC126579895 gene encoding ras-GEF domain-containing family member 1B-like isoform X2 yields the protein MNSTTAPTTITSSTVLPKKPPVPIKPRTIPPPTNPTSASTAQNTPKITNRTSILAQRLEETLRLGIELENAQMSRHTKINSQIENISNADAVDKSKQQTTDEHKLQSALQAEMRRQCGSIKARFLLERRLPQNGSNLKGKEQPPFESNFTKTDDLLLHYTEGNLMSGSLDGLLTHFTPTGSYFPDKSFMFTFLLAARQFLRPDEILDKVMISTQANGGATNVPRLLAAWMHDFPYDFRDERMMRIVRSFTEQSTENDRKCQRERNTLSRALRRLANRLTKLEKYELEKNLLQQLKYNVDEWRNAQPLVELASGSPVLMANTLTTIEAERFSFIALEEFFPPPYSSTSCRIGVSNLLAYVQWYNRLTYVVATDILRSPRKRHRARAVEFWIETGRECFNRGNFNSLMAIIATLTGGPIGRLKKTWSKVTSSSSSLLSGMTSSSMISASGGMGGNSSSCSSAAGGGRQQLAILEHQADPTNNFATYRATLQAAAWRSIPSSSRSSSTSSSQSSKNHTSCSSDDAHSKKESTIAVLPFFSLLLKDLHFLNETSGSSILPNGHINYDKWRQLGERLLEIRRWQKRSSYQRRCRLGRRHKSVTAEVVSLRESIERGPIIGDKETNSLEATKHIREQVDSTNCVDDSERGAAALAKVSYEREAPEGAVEKAHWKSLQQYST from the exons ATGAATTCTACAACAGCACCTACCACTATAACATCCTCAACAGTACTTCCTAAAAAACCTCCCGTCCCTATAAAACCGCGTACAATTCCTCCCCCCACAAATCCAACGAGTGCATCTACCGCCCAGAATACGCCGAAAATTACCAACAGAACATCAATATTAGCCCAAAGGCTTGAAGAAACGCTTCGATTAGGTATTGAGCTGGAAAACGCACAAATGTCGCGTCATACCAAGATAAATAGCCAAATCGAAAATATCAGCAATGCCGATGCCGTCGATAAATCCAAACAGCAGACAACGGATGAGCATAAATTGCAATCCGCACTGCAAGCAGAAATGCGGCGCCAGTGTGGCAGTATCAAAGCCAGATTTCTACTAGAACGACGGTTACCACAGAATGGTTCAAACCtcaaaggaaaggaacaaCCGCCGTTT GAAAGTAACTTCACAAAAACAGATGACCTACTGTTGCATTATACAGAAGGGAACCTAATGTCGGGATCGCTGGACGGTTTGCTAACTCATTTCACACCGACTGGATCGTATTTTCCTGATAAATCCTTCATGTTCACATTTCTACTTGCTGCGCGACAATTTCTACGCCCAGATGAAATTCTCGACAAAGTTATGATATCAACCCAAGCGAACGGGGGTGCCACAAATGTTCCCCGTTTACTAGCTGCTTGGATGCATGATTTCCCATACGATTTTAGAGATGAGCGCATGATGCGCATTGTACGAAGTTTCACAGAGCAATCAACCgaaaatgatagaaaatgCCAGCGCGAAAGGAATACACTTTCACGAGCATTGCGACGACTAGCTAATCGCTTGACAAAACTAGAAAAATACGAGCTGGAAAAAAATCTCTTGCAGCAACTAAAATACAATGTCGATGAGTGGAGAAACGCACAGCCGCTTGTAGAGTTAGCCAGTGGTTCGCCTGTTTTGATGGCAAATACTCTTACTACAATAGAAGCAGAGCGCTTCTCGTTCATAGCGTTGGAAGAATTCTTCCCACCACCGTACAGTTCTACTTCATGTCGAATAGGAGTTAGCAATCTGTTAGCCTATGTGCAATGGTACAATAGGCTAACTTACGTTGTTGCCACAGACATTTTAAGATCTCCTCGCAAGAGGCATCGAGCAAGAGCAGTTGAATTTTGGATTGAAACCGGACGCGAATGTTTCAATCGAGGAAATTTTAATAGCCTAATGGCAATTATTGCGACCTTAACTGGTGGACCAATTGGTCGACTTAAAAAAACT TGGTCTAAAGTGacatcttcgtcgtcatccttATTGTCTGGCATGACTTCGTCCAGTATGATTTCTGCTTCGGGAGGTATGGGCGGTAACTCATCATCTTGTAGCAGTGCGGCTGGCGGTGGACGGCAGCAGTTAGCCATACTGGAACATCAAGCTGATCCAACTAATAACTTTGCTACTTATCGAGCCACGCTTCAAGCTGCAGCCTGGCGCAGTATTCCATCATCTTCCAGATCTTCTTCCACGTCCTCATCACAATCATCGAAAAATCATACATCGTGCTCCTCTGATGATGCACACTCCAAGAAAGAATCTACCATAGCAGTATTACCATTTTTCAGCTTGTTACTTAAAGATCTCCATTTCCTGAATGAAACTAGTGGAAGCTCAAT TCTACCCAACGGTCACATCAATTATGACAAATGGCGACAACTTGGCGAGAGACTTTTAGAAATTCGTCGTTGGCAAAAGCGAAGTAGCTATCAACGTCGGTGCAGGCTAGGGCGACGGCATAAATCAGTGACAGCTGAAGTTGTATCGTTACGCGAATCTATTGAACGTGGTCCAATAATAGGTGACAAGGAGACAAATTCCTTAGAAGCAACGAAGCATATTCGCGAACAAGTTGATTCCACAAATTGTGTCGATGACAGTGAgcgcggtgcagcagcattagcgAAGGTTAGTTACGAACGAGAGGCGCCTGAAGGTGCAGTTGAAAAAGCACACTGGAAATCCTTGCAACAGTATAGCACATAA
- the LOC126579895 gene encoding ras-GEF domain-containing family member 1B-like isoform X1: MSATVDEDEDGAGAQGQNVLEKISSLLNGASTSHSCAPGSIVIEDISQTRTVHEEEILLINGIPLQIPSEQDEQSANNDGSDAVTIRNALRAGEIPSIVVLNRIIEKLHQKNPVGGIVLAVETSLTVSNCRKTTEKCVVKPIALSKVDVATPWESTEERVEKQLYSSKTVEISEGFSTEADSSRKKHYWASGSVDSGQWTETDVQESKQAVESNFTKTDDLLLHYTEGNLMSGSLDGLLTHFTPTGSYFPDKSFMFTFLLAARQFLRPDEILDKVMISTQANGGATNVPRLLAAWMHDFPYDFRDERMMRIVRSFTEQSTENDRKCQRERNTLSRALRRLANRLTKLEKYELEKNLLQQLKYNVDEWRNAQPLVELASGSPVLMANTLTTIEAERFSFIALEEFFPPPYSSTSCRIGVSNLLAYVQWYNRLTYVVATDILRSPRKRHRARAVEFWIETGRECFNRGNFNSLMAIIATLTGGPIGRLKKTWSKVTSSSSSLLSGMTSSSMISASGGMGGNSSSCSSAAGGGRQQLAILEHQADPTNNFATYRATLQAAAWRSIPSSSRSSSTSSSQSSKNHTSCSSDDAHSKKESTIAVLPFFSLLLKDLHFLNETSGSSILPNGHINYDKWRQLGERLLEIRRWQKRSSYQRRCRLGRRHKSVTAEVVSLRESIERGPIIGDKETNSLEATKHIREQVDSTNCVDDSERGAAALAKVSYEREAPEGAVEKAHWKSLQQYST; encoded by the exons ATGTCGGCTACGGTGGACGAGGAtgaagatggtgctggtgcccaaGGTCAgaatgttttggaaaaaataagtAGTTTACTGAATGGTGCTTCAACATCTCATTCTTGCGCACCCGGATCGATCGTAATTGAAGACATATCTCAAACGCGCACCGTTCATGAAGAGGAAATTTTATTGATCAATGGTATACCTTTGCAAATACCTTCCGAGCAAGACGAACAAAGTGCCAACAACGACGGATCCGATGCAGTTACAATCCGCAATGCATTACGGGCAGGCGAAATCCCTTCTATTGTAGTATTGAATCGGATAATTGAAAAACTGCATCAAAAAAATCCTGTCGGTGGTATTGTCCTAGCCGTTGAAACTTCGCTTACGGTCAGCAATTGTCGGAAAACCACCGAGAAGTGTGTGGTGAAACCGATTGCTTTGAGTAAAGTAGATGTGGCCACTCCTTGGGAATCAACCGAAGAACGTGTCGAAAAGCAACTCTATAGTAGCAAAACTGTTGAGATATCCGAAGGTTTCAGTACAGAGGCGGACTCGTCTAGAAAAAAACACTACTGGGCAAGTGGCAGCGTCGACTCCGGTCAATGGACGGAAACGGATGTTCAAGAATCTAAACAAGCTGTG GAAAGTAACTTCACAAAAACAGATGACCTACTGTTGCATTATACAGAAGGGAACCTAATGTCGGGATCGCTGGACGGTTTGCTAACTCATTTCACACCGACTGGATCGTATTTTCCTGATAAATCCTTCATGTTCACATTTCTACTTGCTGCGCGACAATTTCTACGCCCAGATGAAATTCTCGACAAAGTTATGATATCAACCCAAGCGAACGGGGGTGCCACAAATGTTCCCCGTTTACTAGCTGCTTGGATGCATGATTTCCCATACGATTTTAGAGATGAGCGCATGATGCGCATTGTACGAAGTTTCACAGAGCAATCAACCgaaaatgatagaaaatgCCAGCGCGAAAGGAATACACTTTCACGAGCATTGCGACGACTAGCTAATCGCTTGACAAAACTAGAAAAATACGAGCTGGAAAAAAATCTCTTGCAGCAACTAAAATACAATGTCGATGAGTGGAGAAACGCACAGCCGCTTGTAGAGTTAGCCAGTGGTTCGCCTGTTTTGATGGCAAATACTCTTACTACAATAGAAGCAGAGCGCTTCTCGTTCATAGCGTTGGAAGAATTCTTCCCACCACCGTACAGTTCTACTTCATGTCGAATAGGAGTTAGCAATCTGTTAGCCTATGTGCAATGGTACAATAGGCTAACTTACGTTGTTGCCACAGACATTTTAAGATCTCCTCGCAAGAGGCATCGAGCAAGAGCAGTTGAATTTTGGATTGAAACCGGACGCGAATGTTTCAATCGAGGAAATTTTAATAGCCTAATGGCAATTATTGCGACCTTAACTGGTGGACCAATTGGTCGACTTAAAAAAACT TGGTCTAAAGTGacatcttcgtcgtcatccttATTGTCTGGCATGACTTCGTCCAGTATGATTTCTGCTTCGGGAGGTATGGGCGGTAACTCATCATCTTGTAGCAGTGCGGCTGGCGGTGGACGGCAGCAGTTAGCCATACTGGAACATCAAGCTGATCCAACTAATAACTTTGCTACTTATCGAGCCACGCTTCAAGCTGCAGCCTGGCGCAGTATTCCATCATCTTCCAGATCTTCTTCCACGTCCTCATCACAATCATCGAAAAATCATACATCGTGCTCCTCTGATGATGCACACTCCAAGAAAGAATCTACCATAGCAGTATTACCATTTTTCAGCTTGTTACTTAAAGATCTCCATTTCCTGAATGAAACTAGTGGAAGCTCAAT TCTACCCAACGGTCACATCAATTATGACAAATGGCGACAACTTGGCGAGAGACTTTTAGAAATTCGTCGTTGGCAAAAGCGAAGTAGCTATCAACGTCGGTGCAGGCTAGGGCGACGGCATAAATCAGTGACAGCTGAAGTTGTATCGTTACGCGAATCTATTGAACGTGGTCCAATAATAGGTGACAAGGAGACAAATTCCTTAGAAGCAACGAAGCATATTCGCGAACAAGTTGATTCCACAAATTGTGTCGATGACAGTGAgcgcggtgcagcagcattagcgAAGGTTAGTTACGAACGAGAGGCGCCTGAAGGTGCAGTTGAAAAAGCACACTGGAAATCCTTGCAACAGTATAGCACATAA